From one Amycolatopsis sp. FDAARGOS 1241 genomic stretch:
- the alaS gene encoding alanine--tRNA ligase, translated as MDTHEITDRFLRHFEAKGHTRVPSASLILDDPNLLFVNAGMVQFKPYFLGEAPPPYPRATSVQKCVRTPDIDEVGKTTRHNTFFQMAGNFSFGDYFKEGAIESAWELITGPQAEGGYGLDPDRIWATVFEDDAEAAGLWRKLTGLPSERIQSRGMEDNFWSMGIPGPCGPSSEIYYDRGPDYGREGGPVADEDRYIEIWNLVFMQNIRGEGAGKKGFPILGDLPAKNIDTGMGVERVATILQGVENVYETDLVRPVIGRAEEFSGRRYGANHLDDVRFRVIADHARTGVLLIGDGVTPGNDGRGYVLRRLLRRIIRSTRLLGVQEPVLQAFAEVVRDTMGPTYANLVTDFDRISEVVRVEEEAFLATLSSGSRIFDLAAAETKKSGGDVLAGDKAFQLHDTYGFPIDLTLEMASEQGLTVDEDGFRALMEEQRQRAKADAAQRKHGHGDLSEYRKLLEQHGETEFLGYTELQASAKVVGLLEDGQPVRSVAAGHKAELVLDRTPFYAESGGQVADIGVLLGDGAKVNVLDVQKIVPGLFVHRVEVVEGEVGIGTELTGSVDGARRLSIERSHSATHLVHAAVRGAYGKRAAQAGSLNSPGRLRFDFTTPSSVSTDILTEVEEEVNDYLQTDAEVQSYITTKDKALELGAVALFGEKYGNDVRVVDMGDYSRELCGGTHVDRIGQLGLVKLVGDSSIGSGVHRVEALVGPDALKYVRKEQLLVSQLANTFKVPTDELPGRIEDVLSRLKTAEKEIAQLRTQQVLGSAGALAGKAQDAGGVSVVAEVVPDVDGNGLRALASDVRGRLGDRPGVVALFSPSGDKIAFVVATTAAARDRGIAAGKLVPSFAEAIGGRGGGKPDMAQGGGSNSAGAEQAVAAVRAAVAGVAR; from the coding sequence GTGGACACACACGAGATCACCGACCGATTCCTGCGCCACTTCGAGGCGAAGGGGCACACCCGCGTGCCCAGCGCCTCGCTGATCCTGGACGACCCGAACCTGCTGTTCGTGAACGCCGGCATGGTGCAGTTCAAGCCGTACTTCCTGGGTGAGGCGCCGCCGCCGTACCCGCGGGCGACGTCCGTGCAGAAGTGCGTGCGCACCCCGGACATCGACGAGGTGGGCAAGACCACCCGGCACAACACGTTCTTCCAGATGGCCGGCAACTTCTCGTTCGGCGACTACTTCAAGGAAGGCGCGATCGAGTCGGCCTGGGAGCTCATCACCGGGCCGCAAGCCGAGGGCGGCTACGGGCTCGACCCCGACCGCATCTGGGCCACCGTCTTCGAGGACGACGCCGAAGCGGCGGGGCTGTGGCGCAAGCTCACCGGCCTGCCGTCGGAGCGCATCCAGTCGCGCGGCATGGAGGACAACTTCTGGTCCATGGGCATCCCCGGCCCGTGCGGCCCGAGTTCCGAGATCTACTACGACCGCGGTCCCGACTACGGCCGCGAGGGTGGGCCCGTCGCCGACGAGGACCGCTACATCGAGATCTGGAACCTGGTGTTCATGCAGAACATCCGGGGTGAGGGCGCCGGCAAGAAGGGCTTCCCCATCCTCGGTGACCTGCCGGCGAAGAACATCGACACCGGCATGGGCGTCGAGCGCGTCGCGACGATCCTGCAGGGCGTGGAGAACGTCTACGAGACCGACCTCGTCCGCCCGGTGATCGGCCGCGCCGAGGAGTTCTCGGGCCGCCGCTACGGCGCCAACCACCTCGACGACGTCCGCTTCCGCGTGATCGCCGACCACGCGCGCACCGGCGTGCTGCTCATCGGTGACGGCGTCACGCCGGGCAACGACGGCCGTGGCTACGTGCTGCGCCGGCTGCTGCGCCGCATCATCCGCTCCACGCGCCTGCTGGGCGTGCAGGAGCCGGTGCTGCAGGCGTTCGCCGAGGTCGTGCGCGACACCATGGGCCCGACGTACGCGAACCTCGTCACGGACTTCGACCGGATCTCCGAGGTCGTGCGCGTGGAGGAGGAGGCGTTCCTCGCCACGCTCAGCAGCGGTTCGCGCATCTTCGACCTCGCGGCGGCGGAGACCAAGAAGTCCGGTGGCGACGTGCTGGCGGGCGACAAGGCGTTCCAGCTGCACGACACCTACGGCTTCCCGATCGACCTCACGCTCGAGATGGCTTCCGAGCAGGGCCTGACCGTCGACGAGGACGGGTTCCGCGCGCTCATGGAGGAGCAGCGGCAACGCGCGAAGGCCGACGCGGCGCAGCGCAAGCACGGCCACGGCGACCTGTCGGAGTACCGCAAGCTGCTGGAGCAGCACGGCGAGACCGAGTTCCTCGGCTACACCGAGCTGCAGGCGAGCGCGAAGGTCGTCGGCCTGCTCGAGGACGGGCAGCCGGTGCGCAGCGTCGCCGCGGGACACAAGGCCGAGCTGGTGCTCGACCGCACGCCGTTCTACGCCGAGAGCGGTGGCCAGGTCGCCGACATCGGCGTGCTGCTCGGCGACGGCGCGAAGGTCAACGTGCTCGACGTGCAGAAGATCGTGCCAGGCCTGTTCGTGCACCGTGTCGAGGTCGTCGAGGGCGAGGTCGGCATCGGCACCGAGCTCACCGGTTCGGTCGACGGGGCGCGGCGCCTGTCGATCGAGCGCTCGCACTCGGCCACGCACCTGGTGCACGCGGCCGTGCGCGGCGCGTACGGCAAGCGCGCGGCGCAGGCCGGTTCGCTGAACTCGCCGGGGCGCCTGCGGTTCGACTTCACCACCCCCTCCTCGGTGTCCACGGACATCCTCACCGAGGTCGAGGAAGAGGTGAACGACTACCTGCAGACCGACGCCGAGGTCCAGAGCTACATCACCACGAAGGACAAGGCGCTCGAGCTCGGCGCGGTCGCGCTGTTCGGCGAGAAGTACGGCAACGACGTGCGCGTGGTCGACATGGGCGACTACTCGCGTGAGCTGTGCGGTGGCACGCACGTGGACCGCATCGGCCAGCTGGGTCTCGTGAAGCTCGTGGGCGACTCGTCGATCGGGTCGGGCGTGCACCGCGTCGAGGCGCTGGTGGGCCCGGACGCGCTCAAGTACGTCCGCAAGGAACAGCTGCTCGTGTCGCAGCTGGCGAACACGTTCAAGGTGCCGACCGACGAGCTGCCCGGCCGCATCGAAGACGTGCTGTCGCGGCTGAAGACCGCGGAGAAGGAGATCGCGCAGCTGCGCACGCAGCAGGTGCTCGGCTCGGCGGGCGCGCTCGCCGGCAAGGCGCAGGATGCCGGCGGTGTCTCGGTGGTCGCCGAAGTCGTGCCGGACGTCGACGGCAATGGGTTGCGGGCGCTCGCGTCCGACGTCCGCGGCCGGCTGGGCGACCGGCCCGGCGTGGTCGCGCTGTTCTCGCCGTCGGGCGACAAGATCGCGTTCGTCGTCGCGACCACGGCCGCGGCGCGCGACCGGGGC
- a CDS encoding DUF948 domain-containing protein: MSAGQIAALIAAGAFVLLVLLLAIPLLKLGRTLDEATIAIRKAHENTDPLLLGANETITHVNTQLERVDGITANAQAVTGNVSALSSVFTATLGGPLVKTAALSYGISKAIRARRKKQEAKASRPARRRKK, from the coding sequence GTGTCGGCAGGGCAGATCGCCGCACTGATCGCCGCAGGAGCGTTCGTACTGCTGGTCTTGCTGCTGGCGATCCCGCTGCTCAAGCTCGGCCGCACGCTGGACGAGGCGACGATCGCGATCCGCAAGGCCCACGAGAACACCGACCCGCTGCTGCTCGGCGCCAACGAGACGATCACGCACGTGAACACGCAGCTCGAGCGCGTCGACGGCATCACGGCCAACGCGCAGGCGGTCACGGGGAACGTCTCCGCGCTGTCCTCGGTGTTCACCGCGACGCTCGGCGGTCCGCTCGTGAAGACGGCCGCCCTGTCCTACGGGATCAGCAAGGCGATCCGCGCGCGCCGCAAGAAGCAGGAAGCGAAGGCCTCCCGCCCCGCTCGCCGGAGGAAGAAGTGA
- a CDS encoding NAD(P)-dependent oxidoreductase: protein MTTVAFLGTGIMGHPMAKNLVRSGVELRVWNRTRGKAEPLAEDGATVAGTPAEAAAGADVFVTMLADGLTVADVFAAANVAPGTVWLQMSTVGVEWVGKLAELAKAADVVFVDAPVMGTKVPAEQAQLQVLAAGPDDAHKKADAVFGAVGSNTRWLGTEPGTATRLKLVMNAWVLALTNATAESLALARALGVDPQLFFDVMTGTGFDVGYARMKGPLMLDGDYPASFPATLAAKDARLVVEAAGDAIDVAGTAATLAHLQAAVDAGHGEEDMAVLYRAVAKEA from the coding sequence ATGACCACTGTCGCTTTCCTGGGCACCGGGATCATGGGACACCCCATGGCCAAGAACCTCGTCCGCTCCGGAGTCGAGCTGCGGGTGTGGAACCGCACGCGTGGCAAGGCCGAGCCCCTCGCCGAAGACGGCGCCACGGTGGCCGGCACCCCCGCCGAAGCCGCGGCCGGCGCCGACGTTTTCGTGACGATGCTGGCCGACGGCCTGACGGTCGCGGACGTCTTCGCCGCGGCGAACGTCGCGCCCGGCACGGTGTGGCTGCAGATGAGCACCGTCGGGGTCGAGTGGGTCGGCAAGCTGGCCGAACTCGCGAAGGCCGCGGACGTCGTGTTCGTCGACGCCCCCGTGATGGGCACGAAGGTCCCGGCCGAGCAGGCGCAGCTGCAGGTGCTGGCCGCCGGCCCGGACGACGCGCACAAGAAGGCCGATGCGGTCTTCGGCGCCGTCGGCTCGAACACGCGCTGGCTCGGCACCGAACCCGGCACCGCCACGCGGCTCAAGCTCGTGATGAACGCCTGGGTCCTCGCGCTCACCAACGCCACCGCCGAAAGCCTCGCGCTGGCCCGCGCCCTCGGCGTCGACCCGCAGCTGTTCTTCGACGTGATGACCGGGACCGGCTTCGACGTCGGCTATGCGCGGATGAAGGGCCCGCTCATGCTCGACGGCGACTATCCGGCGAGCTTCCCCGCCACGCTCGCCGCGAAGGACGCCCGGCTCGTGGTCGAGGCCGCGGGCGACGCGATCGACGTGGCGGGTACCGCGGCGACGCTCGCGCACCTGCAGGCCGCCGTCGACGCCGGCCACGGCGAGGAGGACATGGCGGTGCTCTACCGGGCGGTGGCCAAGGAAGCCTGA
- a CDS encoding cupin, whose translation MTLLTVWPDDRPGHVLLRTEDPGTITAELARIGVEFCRWPLAAPALGGTESEVLSRYRDRIDSRTTAVGYHAVDVVTGDSDATEHVLPLDEDRFFVSGSAVWYLHAGPQVHAVLCEPGDLLGVPAHTRHWHAGGADADHVTIRVRHPASRAAAPAQVPLTAAVFPGYDELVAGRASTWPALSH comes from the coding sequence ATGACACTGCTGACGGTGTGGCCCGACGACCGGCCGGGCCACGTGCTGCTGAGAACCGAGGACCCGGGGACGATCACCGCGGAGCTGGCCCGCATCGGCGTCGAGTTCTGCCGGTGGCCGCTGGCTGCGCCCGCGCTCGGCGGCACGGAGTCCGAGGTGCTCTCCCGCTACCGGGACCGCATCGACTCGCGCACCACGGCCGTGGGCTACCACGCCGTCGACGTGGTGACCGGCGATTCCGACGCGACCGAGCACGTCCTCCCCCTGGACGAGGACCGCTTCTTCGTGAGCGGCTCCGCCGTCTGGTACCTCCACGCGGGCCCGCAGGTACACGCCGTGCTGTGCGAGCCCGGCGACCTGCTCGGCGTCCCCGCCCACACCCGCCACTGGCACGCCGGCGGTGCGGACGCGGACCACGTGACGATCCGTGTCCGCCACCCCGCTTCACGCGCGGCGGCGCCGGCGCAGGTACCGCTCACGGCCGCCGTCTTCCCGGGCTACGACGAGCTGGTCGCCGGGCGCGCCTCGACCTGGCCCGCGCTGAGTCACTGA
- a CDS encoding replication-associated recombination protein A codes for MAQDELFTVNPDLGPPPEPTGTGRAEPQADPASSPLAVRMRPRTLDEVVGQQHLLREGAPLRRLVEGAAPASVLLYGPPGTGKTTLANLVSIATGRRFVAMSALSAGVKEVRGVIEEARRRRQYNAENTVLFIDEVHRFSKTQQDALLGAVEDRTVLLVAATTENPSFSVVSPLLSRSLVLQLRPLTDDDIVKLLERALADDRGLAGELTLTGEARDHLVRLAGGDARRALTALEAAADAASATEAKTIDLATVESTVDKAAVRYDRDGDQHYDVISAFIKSIRGSDVDAALHYLARMIEAGEDPRFLARRLVVHASEDVGLADPTALQAAVAAAHAVQFIGMPEGRLALAQATIHLATAPKSNAVVTAIDSALADVRAGLAGTVPPHLRDGHYAGAKKLGNAQGYRYPHDVAEGVLAQQYPPDDLVGRDYYHPTQRGGERTLAERVPRLRRTIRDERG; via the coding sequence GTGGCACAGGACGAACTCTTCACGGTGAACCCCGATCTGGGGCCACCGCCGGAGCCCACGGGGACCGGCCGCGCCGAACCGCAGGCCGACCCGGCGAGCTCGCCCCTCGCGGTGCGGATGCGGCCGCGCACGCTCGACGAGGTGGTCGGGCAGCAGCACCTGCTGCGCGAAGGCGCGCCGCTGCGGCGGCTCGTGGAGGGGGCCGCGCCGGCGTCCGTGCTGCTCTACGGCCCGCCGGGTACCGGCAAGACCACCCTCGCCAACCTCGTGTCGATCGCGACCGGGCGCCGGTTCGTCGCGATGTCCGCGCTGTCCGCCGGGGTCAAGGAAGTCCGCGGGGTCATCGAGGAGGCGCGGCGGCGCCGGCAGTACAACGCCGAGAACACCGTGCTGTTCATCGACGAGGTGCACCGCTTCTCGAAGACGCAGCAGGACGCGCTCCTGGGCGCGGTCGAGGACCGCACGGTGCTGCTCGTCGCGGCGACGACCGAGAACCCGTCGTTCTCCGTGGTGTCCCCGCTCCTGTCGCGGTCACTGGTGCTGCAGCTGCGGCCGCTGACCGACGACGACATCGTGAAGCTGCTCGAACGCGCGCTCGCCGACGACCGCGGCCTGGCGGGCGAACTCACGCTCACCGGCGAGGCGCGTGACCACCTCGTGCGGCTGGCGGGCGGCGACGCGCGCCGGGCGCTCACGGCGCTGGAAGCAGCGGCCGACGCGGCGTCGGCCACCGAGGCGAAGACGATCGACCTCGCGACCGTCGAGTCCACTGTGGACAAGGCGGCGGTGCGCTACGACCGCGACGGCGACCAGCACTACGACGTGATCAGCGCCTTCATCAAATCCATCCGCGGGTCCGACGTCGACGCCGCGCTCCACTACCTGGCCCGCATGATCGAGGCGGGGGAGGACCCCCGTTTCCTCGCCCGGCGGCTGGTGGTGCACGCGAGCGAGGACGTCGGCCTGGCCGACCCGACCGCACTGCAGGCGGCGGTGGCGGCCGCGCACGCCGTGCAGTTCATCGGCATGCCGGAGGGCCGGCTCGCGCTCGCGCAGGCCACGATCCACCTCGCCACGGCGCCCAAGTCCAACGCCGTGGTCACCGCGATCGACTCCGCGCTGGCCGACGTGCGCGCCGGACTCGCCGGCACCGTGCCACCGCACCTGCGCGACGGCCACTACGCGGGCGCCAAGAAGCTCGGCAACGCGCAGGGCTACCGCTACCCGCACGACGTCGCGGAAGGCGTGCTGGCCCAGCAGTACCCGCCGGACGACCTCGTCGGCCGCGACTACTACCACCCGACCCAGCGCGGCGGGGAACGCACGCTCGCCGAACGCGTGCCCCGCCTGCGCCGCACGATCAGGGACGAGCGGGGATAG
- a CDS encoding TetR/AcrR family transcriptional regulator: MPDEPNRDRADRILDAAADLLVRWGSRKVTIEDIARHAGIGKGTVYLHWRTKDRLFEAVLMRASITLLEECAARLREDPRAVVPHRYFRTTFLLTVRDPLLSAMLANDTELLGHYALTARDTRQAAAETTERAWDIWTSGGFLRDDVANLRFSVAAAASGFYLYGNVDPDYEHVAVESKADSLAHVIRCGFEPAAEPAAAVVERAAAELREVFEDYVSACHAAIYPGSTTTEAG; encoded by the coding sequence GTGCCGGACGAGCCGAACCGCGATCGCGCCGACCGGATCCTCGACGCGGCCGCCGACCTGCTCGTCCGCTGGGGCTCGCGCAAGGTCACGATCGAGGACATCGCGCGCCACGCCGGTATCGGCAAGGGCACGGTCTACCTCCATTGGCGCACCAAGGACCGGCTGTTCGAAGCCGTGCTGATGCGCGCGTCGATCACGCTGCTCGAGGAGTGCGCGGCGCGGCTGCGCGAAGACCCGCGCGCGGTCGTGCCACACCGTTACTTCCGCACCACCTTCCTGCTGACCGTCCGTGACCCGCTGCTGTCGGCCATGCTCGCCAACGACACCGAACTGCTGGGCCACTACGCACTCACCGCGCGGGACACCCGGCAGGCCGCCGCGGAGACGACCGAACGCGCCTGGGACATCTGGACCAGCGGTGGGTTCCTGCGTGATGACGTGGCGAACCTCCGCTTCTCCGTCGCCGCGGCGGCGAGCGGCTTCTACCTCTACGGCAACGTCGACCCGGACTACGAACACGTGGCGGTCGAGAGCAAAGCCGACTCGCTCGCCCACGTGATCCGCTGCGGGTTCGAACCGGCGGCCGAACCCGCAGCGGCCGTGGTCGAGCGGGCGGCGGCCGAACTCCGCGAGGTGTTCGAGGACTACGTCTCGGCCTGCCACGCGGCGATCTACCCAGGGAGCACCACCACCGAGGCCGGCTGA
- a CDS encoding cytochrome P450: MSTALPEAWTLHEGQFWLRGEHPESPVEYKPELGTWNVYGHPEAHAILSDPATFSSDTARLLPEKTLGDTKELSAGNLLQLDPPLHNKMRKLVSRAFTPKVVADLEPRIAQLTCELLDEAAGRDRLELVADLAYPLPVIVIAELLGVPASDRHLFREWVDRLFESPEQFSLTDDSEEQQRRLQEQLAVSRKFTDYLGEHADDRRRNPREDLLTKLVEAEVDGERLTRSEIVNFAQVLLLAGHITTTMLLGNTVLCLDAFPEWDERVRADRSLVPPVIEESLRFLSPFAAVARVTNREVEVAGTTISADQMLMIWVAAANRDPRAFDEPDTFDPGREDIAHAHLAFGRGIHFCIGAPLARLEGRVALNILLDRYPRLRTIPGEPPAFQPNPGMTGVKTLPLTV, from the coding sequence ATGAGCACCGCACTTCCCGAAGCCTGGACCCTCCACGAAGGACAGTTCTGGCTGCGGGGCGAGCACCCGGAGAGCCCGGTCGAATACAAGCCCGAGCTGGGCACCTGGAACGTCTACGGGCACCCGGAGGCGCACGCCATCCTCTCCGACCCGGCCACGTTCTCGTCCGACACCGCTCGGCTCCTGCCCGAAAAGACCTTGGGCGACACCAAGGAGCTGTCGGCCGGGAACCTGCTGCAGCTGGATCCCCCGCTGCACAACAAGATGCGCAAGCTCGTCAGCCGCGCCTTCACCCCGAAGGTCGTGGCCGACCTCGAACCGCGCATCGCGCAGCTGACCTGCGAACTGCTCGACGAAGCCGCCGGGCGCGACCGGCTGGAACTCGTCGCCGACCTCGCGTACCCGCTGCCGGTGATCGTGATCGCCGAACTGCTCGGGGTGCCCGCGAGTGACCGCCACCTGTTCCGCGAGTGGGTGGACCGGCTGTTCGAGAGCCCCGAGCAGTTCTCGCTCACCGACGACTCCGAAGAGCAGCAGCGCCGGCTGCAGGAGCAGCTGGCCGTGAGCCGCAAGTTCACCGACTACCTCGGCGAGCATGCCGACGACCGCCGCCGCAACCCGCGTGAAGACCTGCTCACCAAGCTCGTCGAAGCGGAAGTCGACGGCGAACGGCTCACCCGCTCGGAGATCGTGAACTTCGCGCAGGTGCTGCTGCTCGCCGGGCACATCACCACGACGATGCTGCTGGGCAACACCGTGCTGTGCCTCGACGCGTTCCCCGAGTGGGACGAGCGCGTGCGCGCCGACCGCTCGCTCGTTCCGCCGGTGATCGAGGAGTCACTGCGGTTCCTCTCGCCGTTCGCGGCCGTCGCCCGGGTGACGAACCGCGAGGTGGAGGTCGCGGGTACCACGATCTCGGCCGACCAGATGCTGATGATCTGGGTGGCCGCGGCCAACCGTGACCCGCGGGCGTTCGACGAGCCGGACACGTTCGACCCGGGGCGCGAGGACATCGCCCACGCGCACCTCGCGTTCGGGCGCGGCATCCACTTCTGCATCGGCGCGCCGCTCGCCCGCCTCGAAGGGCGCGTGGCGCTGAACATCCTGCTCGACCGCTACCCGCGGCTGCGCACGATCCCGGGTGAGCCGCCGGCGTTCCAGCCCAACCCGGGCATGACGGGGGTGAAAACGCTCCCGTTGACGGTCTGA
- a CDS encoding metallophosphoesterase, whose protein sequence is MVSSVAVLSDIHGVLPALDAVLAEPDVESADAVVLCGDLAAGPLPRQTLDRLVALGERAVWVRGNADRELVDLAGGGTTAIPDPIAPWAAGQLRPDQVALLAGLPLSVTLDVDGLGEVLFCHATPRDDEEVVLVDSPLPRWAEVLDVVTVETVVCGHTHMPFTRLADRTRIVNPGSVGMPYGTTGAHWALLGPGIQLRRTPYDAGKACEVLAAESGYADITEWADYFVRNPVSDAEALRVFSPRARGTSAT, encoded by the coding sequence ATGGTGTCTTCCGTCGCGGTCCTGTCCGACATCCACGGTGTGCTGCCGGCGCTCGACGCCGTGCTCGCGGAGCCGGACGTCGAGTCCGCCGACGCGGTCGTGCTGTGCGGAGATCTCGCCGCCGGGCCGCTGCCGCGGCAGACGCTCGACCGGCTCGTCGCGCTGGGCGAACGCGCGGTGTGGGTGCGCGGCAACGCCGACCGCGAGCTCGTCGACCTTGCCGGCGGAGGCACCACGGCGATCCCGGACCCGATCGCGCCGTGGGCGGCCGGGCAGCTGCGGCCGGACCAGGTGGCGCTGCTCGCCGGGCTGCCGCTGAGCGTCACGCTCGACGTCGACGGGCTCGGCGAAGTGCTGTTCTGCCACGCGACCCCTCGCGACGACGAGGAAGTCGTGCTCGTAGACAGCCCGCTGCCGCGCTGGGCGGAGGTCCTGGACGTCGTCACTGTGGAAACCGTGGTGTGCGGGCACACGCACATGCCGTTCACGCGGCTGGCCGACCGCACGCGGATCGTCAACCCCGGCAGCGTCGGCATGCCTTACGGCACAACGGGTGCGCACTGGGCGTTGCTCGGCCCGGGCATCCAGCTGCGCCGAACCCCGTACGACGCCGGGAAAGCGTGCGAGGTGCTGGCCGCCGAGTCGGGGTACGCGGACATCACCGAGTGGGCCGACTACTTCGTGCGGAATCCGGTGTCGGACGCCGAAGCGCTGCGCGTGTTCAGTCCGCGCGCCCGCGGAACGAGCGCCACATGA
- a CDS encoding SGNH/GDSL hydrolase family protein, with amino-acid sequence MVLGVTVISVEVTHFPEPADPAPQPTAAAPAAQPRRARRLAVLGDSTAVGLGDPRPNRGGWRGVGPLVAAALGVDDDGYLNPSFEGARMKNVLIEQLPAVLAHRADVALLVVGMNDTLRPDFDAEQISADLTELVRTLAAQGTLLVPVRFHDHSKVFRLPSSIKRALAARVAELNAAIDAVVAAEGVPCLNLHELPGAYELTSWSVDRLHPSELGHRMLALGFTTLLEQAGYAVAEPVSLTCSGGVEPSALSHFGWLVGKGVPWLWRRGREFLPYAVAIMWRSFRGRAD; translated from the coding sequence ATGGTCTTGGGCGTGACCGTGATCAGCGTCGAAGTCACCCACTTCCCCGAACCCGCCGATCCCGCGCCGCAGCCGACCGCCGCGGCACCCGCCGCACAGCCGCGCCGCGCCCGGCGCCTGGCCGTGCTGGGTGACTCCACCGCCGTCGGCCTCGGCGACCCGCGGCCGAACCGCGGCGGCTGGCGAGGGGTGGGTCCCCTGGTCGCCGCCGCGCTCGGCGTGGACGACGACGGTTACCTCAACCCGTCCTTCGAGGGCGCGCGCATGAAGAACGTGCTCATCGAACAACTTCCCGCCGTGCTCGCACACCGAGCCGACGTCGCCCTGCTGGTGGTCGGCATGAACGACACGCTGCGGCCGGACTTCGACGCCGAGCAGATCTCCGCCGACCTCACCGAACTCGTCCGCACCCTCGCCGCGCAGGGCACACTCCTCGTGCCGGTGCGGTTCCACGACCACAGCAAGGTGTTCCGCCTCCCGTCCTCCATCAAGCGCGCGCTGGCCGCGCGCGTCGCCGAGCTCAACGCGGCCATCGACGCGGTCGTCGCGGCCGAGGGAGTGCCGTGCCTCAACCTCCACGAGCTACCCGGCGCCTACGAGCTGACCTCGTGGAGCGTCGACCGGCTGCACCCGTCGGAGCTCGGGCACCGCATGCTCGCACTCGGCTTCACGACGCTGCTGGAGCAGGCCGGTTACGCCGTGGCGGAGCCGGTGAGCCTCACCTGCTCGGGCGGCGTGGAACCAAGCGCGCTCAGCCACTTCGGCTGGCTCGTCGGGAAGGGCGTGCCGTGGCTGTGGCGCCGCGGCCGCGAGTTCCTGCCCTACGCGGTCGCGATCATGTGGCGCTCGTTCCGCGGGCGCGCGGACTGA
- a CDS encoding phosphotransferase — protein MTVDTSSAGDAGVGAGAGQLAVAAAVAAGEAVLSRRFGSAITLVSPEDLAGSGPATVVRARVVSSSFALPRTLVIKHYPDPPEPGEADPFAQEAVSYQLFTALSPDERMCPELLAHDGRQRVLVIEDLGRAPTLQDKLASRDSRAAERALLSWARSLGRLHASTASREADFNALLRRLGGPVRNQDAGLAAATAEVPPLLAELLDVVVAPPILERVERAVTQARSAPFRAFSPVDLSPDNNLVTGSGVRFLDFERGRVRTALVDAAYLRLPFASCADPLALPAGMSEAMIAAWRAEVVSVWPSFADDEELAEQLTISELLLVWLITRETLPTLDLARHATPVSREAALVTWWRELARHAGYARLTDITEHAQRVAAALGARLGPHADLAFYPAFR, from the coding sequence ATGACAGTCGACACCTCCTCCGCCGGCGACGCGGGCGTCGGGGCAGGAGCCGGACAGCTCGCTGTCGCGGCGGCCGTCGCGGCGGGCGAGGCGGTGCTCTCGCGCCGCTTCGGCAGCGCGATCACCTTGGTGTCACCGGAAGACCTCGCCGGCAGCGGACCGGCGACGGTCGTGCGCGCGAGGGTCGTGTCGTCGTCGTTCGCGCTGCCGCGCACGCTCGTCATCAAGCACTACCCGGACCCGCCGGAGCCCGGTGAGGCCGACCCGTTCGCGCAGGAAGCCGTGAGCTACCAGCTGTTCACGGCGCTCTCGCCCGACGAGCGCATGTGCCCCGAGCTGCTCGCCCACGACGGGCGCCAGCGGGTGCTCGTGATCGAGGACCTCGGCCGCGCCCCGACGCTGCAGGACAAGCTCGCCTCGCGCGATTCCCGCGCGGCGGAACGGGCGCTGCTGTCGTGGGCCCGTTCGCTCGGCCGGCTGCACGCGAGCACCGCCAGCCGCGAAGCCGACTTCAACGCGCTGCTGCGCCGCCTCGGCGGCCCCGTGCGCAACCAGGACGCCGGGCTCGCGGCGGCGACCGCCGAAGTGCCGCCGCTGCTGGCGGAACTGCTCGACGTGGTCGTCGCCCCGCCGATCCTCGAGCGGGTCGAGCGGGCCGTCACGCAGGCGCGGTCGGCGCCGTTCCGCGCGTTCAGCCCGGTGGACCTCAGCCCGGACAACAACCTGGTGACCGGCTCCGGTGTCCGGTTCCTCGACTTCGAACGCGGCCGCGTCCGCACCGCCCTCGTCGACGCTGCTTACCTGCGGCTGCCGTTCGCCTCGTGTGCCGACCCACTGGCCCTGCCCGCGGGCATGAGCGAGGCCATGATCGCCGCCTGGCGCGCCGAAGTCGTGTCCGTGTGGCCCTCGTTCGCCGACGACGAGGAGCTCGCCGAGCAGCTGACGATCAGCGAGCTGCTCCTGGTCTGGCTCATCACCCGCGAGACCCTCCCGACGCTGGACCTCGCGCGCCACGCGACGCCGGTGAGCCGCGAAGCCGCGCTCGTCACGTGGTGGCGCGAGCTGGCCCGGCACGCGGGGTACGCGCGGCTCACCGACATCACCGAGCACGCGCAGCGCGTGGCGGCGGCTCTGGGAGCGCGGCTGGGGCCGCACGCGGACCTGGCGTTCTACCCCGCCTTCCGCTGA